Proteins encoded by one window of Pecten maximus chromosome 15, xPecMax1.1, whole genome shotgun sequence:
- the LOC117344396 gene encoding RNA-binding protein 45-like isoform X1 has product MVILPKRKMAYKPYEKRHRDLQEDVRPPNSRLFVICGKGVKEETFKDAFEEYGTIEDIWVVKDKRTNEDKGVAYIKFSKSSEAAHAMEEMNGKQLEGSPKPIKVLIASSKREGSVRDPKEDEKLLRLFVIVPKSYTRDDLKKEFEKYGDVESATLVTDRVSGECKGFGYVRYHRAYHAALAMETCDPSFKPKFADPKPTKDDFDSHSRRDRGDRDRDNMYGGYQGGYRDMMGGGYNSRGDRGMKRGYQDMGMSRFEMGRSGNREEYGGGGGGGGSGGGYYQEPSRMQVPPSQPLLPMGSNTSQPGPMEMLQSYQSHGSTRLHITAPIGLTQGYLTRLFSLIPGLEYCDLNETTGVAYARYTTGQCASYARDKLDGFEYPIGSRLMVRFADGPSTAAPEPQQDMSGGYDSYRGYCAARPDQHKAEDMIQRAFLQAALILEKAGINPDRVLTGNSGAGIGAVGGDMERVAYTSIPLPYPQSMKPEDTEVVQRLFIVCQPSGIPEKVLRDAFCRFGNLIDVYLLPARNYGYAKFASKDSAMRAIQVLHGQNLAGNRLKVLEAEPPKNEHNDSTGDEEPKRPRY; this is encoded by the exons ATGGTCATTCTTCCAAAACGAAAAATGGCGTACAAACCTTACGAAAAGCGTCACAGGGATTTGCAGGAAGATGTGCGTCCTCCAAACAGCAGACTGTTTGTTATCTGTGGGAAGGGAGTCAAAGAAGAAACATTCAAAGACGCGTTTGAAGAATATGGAACGATCGAGGACATATGGGTCGTTAAAGATAAACGGACGAACGAAGACAAAG GTGTGGCTTACATCAAGTTCTCCAAGTCATCAGAGGCTGCTCATGCTATGGAAGAGATGAATGGTAAACAGTTGGAAGGCTCACCCAAACCAATAAAG GTTCTCATTGCTAGCAGTAAAAGGGAAGGATCTGTGCGAGACCCGAAGGAAGATGAGAAACTGCTAAGGTTGTTTGTTATTGTTCCAAAGTCGTATACACGTGATGACCTGAAAAAAGAGTTTGAG AAATATGGGGATGTTGAGAGTGCGACATTGGTGACAGACAGAGTATCTGGGGAGTGTAAAGGCTTTGGTTATGTGCGTTATCACAGGGCCTACCATGCAGCCCTGGCAATGGAGACTTGTGACCCAT CATTTAAGCCAAAGTTTGCTGACCCAAAGCCTACCAAGGATGACTTTGATAGTCACAGTCGACGAGATCGTGgggacagagacagagacaacATGTATGGAGGGTATCAAGGGGGATATCGAGACATGATGGGAGGAGGCTACAACTCCAGAGGGGACAGAG GCATGAAAAGAGGCTACCAAGATATGGGGATGTCTCGGTTTGAGATGGGGCGTAGTGGCAACAGAGAAGAGTATGGAGGtggaggtggtggtggtggtagtggtggaGGATATTACCAGGAGCCAAGCAGAA TGCAAGTTCCACCCTCCCAGCCCTTGTTACCTATGGGTAGCAATACATCACAGCCTGGACCCATGGAGATGCTGCAATCATACCAGAGTCATGGCAGTACACGACTCCACATCACTGCACCTATCGGTCTCACCCAGGGCTATCTGACACGCCTGTTCAGCCTCATTCCTGGTCTCGAGTACTGCGATCTGAATGAAACTACAG GTGTAGCATACGCAAGATACACTACCGGGCAGTGTGCTTCTTATGCCCGTGACAAACTTGACGGATTTGAGTACCCTATTGGCAGCCGACTGATGGTGAGGTTTGCTGATGGACCAAGCACTGCAGCACCAGAGCCCCAGCAGGACATGAGCGGTGGCTATGATAG TTATCGTGGGTACTGCGCAGCCCGTCCAGATCAACATAAAGCAGAAGACATGATTCAAAGA GCTTTTTTACAGGCAGCTCTGATCCTGGAGAAGGCCGGAATAAACCCTGACCGGGTGCTGACTGGTAACTCGGGGGCAGGTATTGGTGCAGTGGGTGGGGACATGGAGAGGGTAGCGTACACATCTATCCCCCTCCCTTACCCACAGTCTATGAAGCCAGAAGACACAGAGGTCGTACAGAGACTTTTCATTGTCTGCCAGCCCTCCGGCATCCCAGAGAAAGTATTACGGGACGCTTTCTGTAGGTTTGGAAATCTCATCGACGTCTACCTACTGCCAG